GACCTCCATCATCGGTTTCACCAAGCTCCTGCAGAACGGCTATCCTGATCTTCCGTACCTCGATATCATGCAGCATGAGCTCGAGCAATTGAATTACCGCATCTCCCAATTCCTCCACGTATCGAGAAAAGACCTGATCGATAGTACAAGGGAAGAAATCATCCTGACCGATCACCTGGAAGAAACCATCGAGTTCCTGTACCCGAGCCTCCTTGATGGGGATGTTTCAATCGATTTCCGATGTGAGGAAGATATCAAGGTGCTCGGAAACCGTGATGAGTTAAGACAGGTATTTCTCAACCTCATCATGAACTCCATCGACGCCCTTCAGGAAGTGGAAGGGCACAGGCAGATCAATGTCTCCTGTGATGTAAATGAGGGCAGGGCGAATCTCGTCATCTCCAACAATGGCCCTCAGATCAAAGAAGAGACGATCGAAGCGATCTTTGAACCTTTTTACACGACGAAGGACCTCGGGACGGGGATCGGCCTTTATATTTGTAAAAAGCTCATTGAAAAGCACGGCGGGGATATATACTGTCATTCGGATGATCAGTGGACTACGTTTACAATTGGGATTCCTGTAGAATCGAATATGGTCATCTGAACGGCTTGCCGGTGTCAGTTCCAAAACCTATTGGGATTGACACCGGTTTTTTGTATTTTTTTAGGGATTGATTTAGTGATTAATAGAATCTGAGTGATATAATTGGTGTAGGAAAATGGAATCATTTGATAAGGGGGAGGCCAAGGATGAACAACGAAAAAGGGATAACATTACTTGAAGTGCTTTTATCCATGGTGCTCTTATCTATCGTTCTCTTAACCATTGTGAATTTCTTTCCCCAGATGGGAAGGATGAATGTATATAATGGCGAGAAAATGAAAGCTGTTAACATAGCCAGGACAGAACTTGCTGAGTGGAAAGATAATGGGAGCCTCGTAATCCCGCCGCCTCCATATAAAAAAGAGACGGGACCGGAGCCGGATACGTATTTTTATTATACAGCGGCAATAGATGGATTTAATTTGCATGTCATGA
The DNA window shown above is from Rossellomorea vietnamensis and carries:
- a CDS encoding sensor histidine kinase; protein product: MTSASTMLIQYLEDHSDEFLHNWRKSIVISDNDIYKEEVLNNGVKMFQLVKRAIVKPLTEEEITTLANKTAQERVNANVNISEFVYNVNIGKSTIIKWVSNSGIELRELQPLIEDINSLFDRFSYLAVRKYTEIKEQELQEKELYIDQTHKERLTILGQMSSSFVHEFRNPLTSIIGFTKLLQNGYPDLPYLDIMQHELEQLNYRISQFLHVSRKDLIDSTREEIILTDHLEETIEFLYPSLLDGDVSIDFRCEEDIKVLGNRDELRQVFLNLIMNSIDALQEVEGHRQINVSCDVNEGRANLVISNNGPQIKEETIEAIFEPFYTTKDLGTGIGLYICKKLIEKHGGDIYCHSDDQWTTFTIGIPVESNMVI
- a CDS encoding type IV pilus modification PilV family protein, with the translated sequence MNNEKGITLLEVLLSMVLLSIVLLTIVNFFPQMGRMNVYNGEKMKAVNIARTELAEWKDNGSLVIPPPPYKKETGPEPDTYFYYTAAIDGFNLHVMINKQSDLDAVGSPSSTKAHSIQVQVLEDQKVVSETYGYMMVNE